One genomic region from Biomphalaria glabrata chromosome 7, xgBioGlab47.1, whole genome shotgun sequence encodes:
- the LOC129927280 gene encoding uncharacterized protein LOC129927280 isoform X1: MVKVFTAECLKIMKMNIHFLQELLLALLIVSTVHCVSKNDFDSAVAATARKCQITFKACREQIASLNEYYKTNEFCKMFLIGYIDDVDPFDCMVSNGLCTSDEFDELIGVACDGNFKTDFSDSEYENYFYHAIDSTSAGCQDQVLFCINISVVATVLKQEEKFCALFDLDINGINSRTCLTQAGHCSVAEFLLLKTAACDFNEKTETQGVSDTLLITSQSCQSAIENCTVLNQTAFSSIRNKEYCEPMASNTAMSCLVGSDKCSDFEFQLLNNEACENRDAFSKLSSMCIHTVETCAAISPLAQYLFKIEEYCDLFEMNFNGVSAYQCLVEIGLCTDSEYYALRLAMCDDPGSQFILDNALLYVLLRFASKPCQNNVVDCIFKSIIATLLKADNQYCQLMTFSTNNKNANTCLQNCSSTELDYFRRASCDTSLAQLQPSAFTKAVMSTSQPCKNQIENCAFGSNLAFASIQGGQYCKIMNKYQAGAETYACLVGSGGCTDNEYQIMEDAACDNE, encoded by the coding sequence GTTAAAGTGTTTACTGCTGAGTGcttaaaaattatgaaaatgaaCATCCATTTCCTACAAGAGTTATTACTTGCTTTACTAATTGTGTCTACCGTCCATTGTGTTAGTAAAAATGACTTTGATTCCGCAGTGGCTGCGACTGCCAGAAAATGTCAGATCACATTTAAAGCCTGCCGTGAACAGATAGCTTCTTTGAACGAATActacaaaacaaatgaattcTGCAAAATGTTTTTGATTGGATACATTGACGATGTAGACCCGTTTGATTGCATGGTCAGTAATGGATTATGCACTAGCGATGAGTTTGACGAATTGATAGGCGTCGCTTGTGATGGCAACTTTAAGACGGATTTTTCCGACAGCGAGTATGAGAATTATTTCTATCACGCCATAGACTCCACGTCTGCCGGATGCCAGGATCAAGTATTGTTCTGCATAAATATATCTGTCGTAGCAACAGTGttgaaacaagaagagaaatTCTGTGCGTTGTTCGACCTGGATATCAACGGCATCAATTCTAGAACATGTCTGACTCAAGCCGGACACTGTTCTGTCGCGGAATTTCTTCTCTTAAAAACTGCTGCCTGTGACTTCAACGAAAAGACAGAGACGCAAGGAGTAAGTGACACACTCCTTATTACAAGCCAATCTTGCCAGTCGGCTATTGAGAACTGTACGGTTTTGAATCAGACAGCTTTTTCCTCAATACGTAACAAAGAATACTGTGAACCTATGGCTTCGAACACTGCTATGTCGTGTTTGGTTGGTTCTGACAAGTGCAGTGACTTTGAGTTTcagttattaaataatgaaGCTTGCGAGAATAGAGATGCTTTTTCTAAATTATCCTCTATGTGTATACATACTGTCGAAACTTGTGCCGCGATATCACCATTGGctcaatatttgtttaaaatagaagAATACTGTGATCTGTTTGAAATGAATTTTAATGGTGTTAGTGCCTATCAGTGTTTGGTCGAGATAGGGTTATGTACAGACTCAGAATATTACGCTCTACGTCTGGCAATGTGTGATGATCCTGGTTCTCAGTTTATACTCGATAACGCCCTCTTGTATGTTTTATTAAGGTTCGCGAGTAAGCCTTGTCAGAATAATGTTGTCGATTGCATTTTCAAATCGATTATTGCAACTCTTTTGAAAGCTGACAACCAGTATTGTCAGCTCATGACCTTTAGCACAAACAACAAAAACGCCAACACCTGTCTCCAAAACTGTTCCAGCACCGAACTAGACTACTTTCGTCGAGCGTCATGTGACACGTCACTGGCGCAGCTACAACCGTCAGCGTTTACAAAAGCCGTCATGTCGACCTCACAGCCGTGTAAAAATCAAATAGAAAACTGCGCTTTCGGCAGCAATTTGGCTTTCGCCTCGATTCAAGGTGGACAGTATTGCAAGATCATGAACAAATATCAGGCAGGGGCGGAGACCTACGCTTGTTTAGTTGGTAGCGGTGGGTGCACAGACAACGAATATCAGATTATGGAAGACGCAGCTTGCGACAATGAATAA
- the LOC129927280 gene encoding uncharacterized protein LOC129927280 isoform X2 — translation MKMNIHFLQELLLALLIVSTVHCVSKNDFDSAVAATARKCQITFKACREQIASLNEYYKTNEFCKMFLIGYIDDVDPFDCMVSNGLCTSDEFDELIGVACDGNFKTDFSDSEYENYFYHAIDSTSAGCQDQVLFCINISVVATVLKQEEKFCALFDLDINGINSRTCLTQAGHCSVAEFLLLKTAACDFNEKTETQGVSDTLLITSQSCQSAIENCTVLNQTAFSSIRNKEYCEPMASNTAMSCLVGSDKCSDFEFQLLNNEACENRDAFSKLSSMCIHTVETCAAISPLAQYLFKIEEYCDLFEMNFNGVSAYQCLVEIGLCTDSEYYALRLAMCDDPGSQFILDNALLYVLLRFASKPCQNNVVDCIFKSIIATLLKADNQYCQLMTFSTNNKNANTCLQNCSSTELDYFRRASCDTSLAQLQPSAFTKAVMSTSQPCKNQIENCAFGSNLAFASIQGGQYCKIMNKYQAGAETYACLVGSGGCTDNEYQIMEDAACDNE, via the coding sequence atgaaaatgaaCATCCATTTCCTACAAGAGTTATTACTTGCTTTACTAATTGTGTCTACCGTCCATTGTGTTAGTAAAAATGACTTTGATTCCGCAGTGGCTGCGACTGCCAGAAAATGTCAGATCACATTTAAAGCCTGCCGTGAACAGATAGCTTCTTTGAACGAATActacaaaacaaatgaattcTGCAAAATGTTTTTGATTGGATACATTGACGATGTAGACCCGTTTGATTGCATGGTCAGTAATGGATTATGCACTAGCGATGAGTTTGACGAATTGATAGGCGTCGCTTGTGATGGCAACTTTAAGACGGATTTTTCCGACAGCGAGTATGAGAATTATTTCTATCACGCCATAGACTCCACGTCTGCCGGATGCCAGGATCAAGTATTGTTCTGCATAAATATATCTGTCGTAGCAACAGTGttgaaacaagaagagaaatTCTGTGCGTTGTTCGACCTGGATATCAACGGCATCAATTCTAGAACATGTCTGACTCAAGCCGGACACTGTTCTGTCGCGGAATTTCTTCTCTTAAAAACTGCTGCCTGTGACTTCAACGAAAAGACAGAGACGCAAGGAGTAAGTGACACACTCCTTATTACAAGCCAATCTTGCCAGTCGGCTATTGAGAACTGTACGGTTTTGAATCAGACAGCTTTTTCCTCAATACGTAACAAAGAATACTGTGAACCTATGGCTTCGAACACTGCTATGTCGTGTTTGGTTGGTTCTGACAAGTGCAGTGACTTTGAGTTTcagttattaaataatgaaGCTTGCGAGAATAGAGATGCTTTTTCTAAATTATCCTCTATGTGTATACATACTGTCGAAACTTGTGCCGCGATATCACCATTGGctcaatatttgtttaaaatagaagAATACTGTGATCTGTTTGAAATGAATTTTAATGGTGTTAGTGCCTATCAGTGTTTGGTCGAGATAGGGTTATGTACAGACTCAGAATATTACGCTCTACGTCTGGCAATGTGTGATGATCCTGGTTCTCAGTTTATACTCGATAACGCCCTCTTGTATGTTTTATTAAGGTTCGCGAGTAAGCCTTGTCAGAATAATGTTGTCGATTGCATTTTCAAATCGATTATTGCAACTCTTTTGAAAGCTGACAACCAGTATTGTCAGCTCATGACCTTTAGCACAAACAACAAAAACGCCAACACCTGTCTCCAAAACTGTTCCAGCACCGAACTAGACTACTTTCGTCGAGCGTCATGTGACACGTCACTGGCGCAGCTACAACCGTCAGCGTTTACAAAAGCCGTCATGTCGACCTCACAGCCGTGTAAAAATCAAATAGAAAACTGCGCTTTCGGCAGCAATTTGGCTTTCGCCTCGATTCAAGGTGGACAGTATTGCAAGATCATGAACAAATATCAGGCAGGGGCGGAGACCTACGCTTGTTTAGTTGGTAGCGGTGGGTGCACAGACAACGAATATCAGATTATGGAAGACGCAGCTTGCGACAATGAATAA